The DNA region GAGTCTCAATCCCAGTCCGAATGCGGCGGCGGCGGTGGTGTCAGGGTGGTCGACCACTTCCAATACGCCATGTTCTGCCTCCTGGTTCTGATGTGCTTCGGTGACAAATTGAACGAAGAGCAAATCAAAGAAATCGAGCGCGTTCAGCGCCAACAACTTTTGAGTTTCGGGCGGTTCAACATCCTCAATTTCAAGCCGAAATTGACCAAGATTCTCTTAAAAAATCGGTGGCGGCAATTCTTCAAAATCCTCGAGGAACAACGAGAAGTGCTCGTCCCTCTGATTCGAGCACGACAAAACAGGGCAAAACAGGGCAGCAAAAACGATGACAAAGACGATGAATTTGTGTTGTCGTACACTGATACGCTGCTGGACCTCGAGCTTCCCGACGGCAACGAAAAGCGGAAGCTTTCGGAGGGAGAAATGGTCAGCCTCTGCTCAGAGTTTCTGAACGCCGGCACCGACACGACTTCCACCGCACTGCAGTGGATCATGGCCAACGTAGTCAAGTACCCACAAGTTCAGGAGAAGCTGTTTGCGGAGATTAAAGGGGTTATGGGGGAAACGGAGGAGGAGGTGCGGGAGGAGGTCCTGCATAAGCTGCTGTATCTGAAAGCCGTGATCTTGGAGGGGCTGAGGCGCCACCCGCCGGGGCACTTTGTGCTGCCGCACGCGGTGACCCATGACGTGGTTTTGGGCGGACACCTGGTGCCCAAGACGGGGAGTGTTAATTTCATGGTGGCGGATATAGGGTGGGACCCGCAAGTGTGGGAGGACCCCATGGCGTTCAAGCCGGAGAGGTTCTTGGGCAGcggcggagaagaagaagggttcgATTTGATGGGGAGTAGGGAGATTAAGATGATGCCGTTTGGGGCAGGGAGGAGGTCCTGTCCTGGGTCTGGATTGGCGGTGCTTCACCTGGAGTACTTTGTGGCGAATTTGGTGTGGAAATTCGAGTGGAGAGCTATGGACGGAGATGACGTGGACCTGTCTGAGAAGCAGGAGTTTACTATGGTGATGAAGAATCCATTGCAAGCCAACTTAATCCCAAGAAGTTGATGTGTGCGAGAATTCTGTTTTAATTCTTCGACGCATGTTTAGCTGTTAAACTCGTATGATCTTCATTGATTATCTAATCTCGAATATTTGGGTTTTTAGTTTGCTTATGTGATCCAACGCAGATTTtataattgaatataaacatatcctgataaaaattaattatacgatttacgatgaacggatgtgatttaAAGATTTCCGAAATGATCTTGCGAGAAT from Malus domestica chromosome 01, GDT2T_hap1 includes:
- the LOC103442855 gene encoding cytochrome P450 89A2-like — translated: METWFLILTALCVSFLLKALLSLFLPTSISKPKPPPGPRYIPIISTLLFLLKSFSELEPIIRKLQAKHGPIISLRFGSRSAVFIGDRSLAHQALIQNGAVFADRPRALATNEYVSSNQHNISSARYGPTWRLLRRNLTSEILHPSRVKSYGNARKWVLDILVNRLKTESQSQSECGGGGGVRVVDHFQYAMFCLLVLMCFGDKLNEEQIKEIERVQRQQLLSFGRFNILNFKPKLTKILLKNRWRQFFKILEEQREVLVPLIRARQNRAKQGSKNDDKDDEFVLSYTDTLLDLELPDGNEKRKLSEGEMVSLCSEFLNAGTDTTSTALQWIMANVVKYPQVQEKLFAEIKGVMGETEEEVREEVLHKLLYLKAVILEGLRRHPPGHFVLPHAVTHDVVLGGHLVPKTGSVNFMVADIGWDPQVWEDPMAFKPERFLGSGGEEEGFDLMGSREIKMMPFGAGRRSCPGSGLAVLHLEYFVANLVWKFEWRAMDGDDVDLSEKQEFTMVMKNPLQANLIPRS